From Rhodanobacteraceae bacterium, the proteins below share one genomic window:
- a CDS encoding glycosyltransferase, with amino-acid sequence MNSTHGAEVPKLTITVPIFDERDNIRPLYEKVCAAMAALAKPWELVFVNDGSRDGSGEVLDAIAARDARVSVVHFARNYGQTAAMMAGMDHARGEIIVPMDGDLQNDPADIGRLLAKLDEGFDVVSGWRKDRQDHAIKRNLPSRLANTLISRVSGVRLHDYGCSLKAYRRDVLEGVKLYGEMHRFVPIYAAWNGARVTEMSVTHHPRLHGESKYGLERVVKVVLDLIVVKFLFRYSSKPIYVFGGFGLLSIFAGFLAGIWAVALKLFQGTMFNRTPLPLLCVFLGAVGVLSILMGLLAEMLNRTYHESQAKPVYRVARIVGPAYLEGGT; translated from the coding sequence ATGAATTCAACACATGGCGCGGAAGTGCCAAAGCTGACCATTACGGTGCCCATATTCGATGAGAGGGACAACATTAGGCCGCTGTATGAAAAGGTTTGCGCCGCGATGGCGGCACTCGCCAAGCCCTGGGAACTTGTCTTCGTGAACGACGGTAGTCGAGATGGCTCTGGCGAGGTGCTGGATGCAATCGCTGCCCGTGACGCGCGTGTCTCGGTGGTGCATTTCGCGCGCAACTACGGACAGACTGCGGCGATGATGGCAGGCATGGACCATGCGCGCGGCGAGATCATCGTGCCGATGGACGGCGACCTGCAGAATGATCCCGCGGACATTGGGCGACTGCTTGCGAAACTCGATGAGGGATTCGACGTGGTCTCCGGCTGGCGCAAGGACCGCCAAGACCACGCGATCAAGCGCAACCTGCCGAGTCGGCTCGCCAATACGTTGATCTCACGCGTTTCCGGGGTGCGCTTGCACGACTATGGCTGTTCGCTCAAGGCGTATCGGCGAGACGTGCTTGAGGGCGTGAAGCTTTACGGCGAGATGCATCGTTTCGTGCCCATCTATGCGGCCTGGAATGGCGCCCGTGTCACGGAAATGTCCGTCACCCATCATCCGCGGCTGCACGGCGAATCCAAGTATGGGCTGGAACGTGTGGTGAAGGTCGTGCTCGATTTGATCGTGGTGAAATTTTTGTTTCGTTATTCGAGCAAGCCGATTTATGTGTTTGGCGGATTCGGTCTGTTGAGCATCTTCGCGGGTTTTCTGGCCGGGATTTGGGCGGTCGCGCTGAAGCTGTTCCAAGGGACGATGTTCAATCGGACACCATTGCCCCTGCTGTGCGTGTTTCTCGGGGCTGTCGGTGTGCTCAGCATCCTTATGGGCCTGCTTGCGGAGATGTTGAATCGTACTTATCACGAGTCGCAGGCGAAACCGGTGTACAGGGTCGCGCGCATAGTCGGCCCAGCGTATCTGGAAGGCGGCACCTGA
- a CDS encoding Phosphoglycerol transferase I has translation MVDQARTRASILIGTAILLLAFPALAVHAWMATTFPSYLHGSFGQDLVFVFAWCGLLVLAVRWRLLGFLSIPVALVVYPAWLFLMLGEAVSYYLQADTFNARFFAHLDPVNLRAGLDAFPVMIGGGIAVFGAMLVVCVGLLAWLWRNGRRSGATLRNGPVVVALTVTVLTVLGVDSAPRRLIGYVTRVRQSAHFADTPQGRTIADQLDLHPVPPKRVIAAPGKNLVFIYMESLERQFWSPKLYPGLTPNLDRLRAQGLDFSGFQTFSGATYTMAGIFASQCGVPLFSSAFAGLDDLAGNTTDVQTFHPKITCLGDVLHKAGYTQIYMGGAPIQFSNKDLFFQLHGYDEALGLQQIEAANGGILPQAGWGLYDSTLFPLALARYRALEAARKPFNLTLLTLDTHPPNGSPSPNCPRYAGSSNSMLQAVHCTDYLIGRFVDALSREPDWKSTVVVIMSDHLMMRNVADPLFPRNYDRQPALLVLNAGRGERPAKMYHMDIAPTLLDLLGVRTNATFMAGDDRSAASAAGSGLVDDAVTDAVLRKALWSRENEFELCKKDTLVRRTEDGDFDVGGRELGMSLQGRPAVGVYGGQSLDFFIDNANAKLVIVGQDQQAAAMAARGGASVLTISRTRSDEGSRDLFSVDWLGHHGARAHIADVPRLTGLEITAAHCGDLIAKADRARGGTSLDLSGAFQVTTTPPSELPDSGIDFTTSDAAAYGAGYGWLPPAGGGSLAVGPAAVMEFRVPDKLCHSAAILKMRVDPYLPPSRADLETGVWVNGKLAATWHFNANGKFSSNADGDSDNHRVLEVEAPIDTGGTCDARVALRFARPGAPRPPYPKAEDPRPLQLLVQRARVVPAQSP, from the coding sequence ATGGTTGATCAAGCCCGAACGAGAGCGTCGATCCTGATCGGGACCGCCATCCTGCTGCTGGCGTTTCCGGCGCTCGCCGTCCACGCGTGGATGGCCACGACATTCCCGTCCTATCTGCATGGAAGTTTCGGGCAGGACCTGGTGTTCGTATTTGCATGGTGCGGGCTGCTGGTGCTGGCGGTGCGCTGGCGGCTGCTGGGCTTCCTCTCGATACCGGTTGCCTTGGTCGTTTATCCGGCGTGGCTGTTCCTGATGCTGGGCGAGGCCGTGTCGTATTACCTGCAGGCCGACACTTTCAATGCGCGCTTCTTCGCGCACCTCGATCCGGTCAATCTGCGTGCGGGCCTGGATGCCTTTCCGGTCATGATCGGCGGTGGCATCGCGGTGTTCGGGGCGATGCTGGTGGTGTGCGTGGGGCTGCTTGCGTGGCTGTGGCGGAACGGTCGGCGCAGTGGCGCGACGTTGCGCAACGGTCCCGTGGTCGTCGCTCTGACGGTCACGGTGCTGACGGTGCTCGGCGTCGATTCGGCGCCGCGGCGGCTGATCGGATACGTCACGCGGGTCCGCCAGTCGGCGCACTTCGCCGATACGCCGCAGGGACGCACCATCGCGGACCAGCTCGACCTGCATCCGGTACCGCCGAAACGCGTGATCGCGGCGCCGGGAAAAAATCTCGTGTTCATCTACATGGAATCGCTCGAACGCCAGTTCTGGAGTCCGAAGCTCTATCCGGGCCTGACCCCCAACCTCGACCGCCTGCGCGCGCAGGGCCTCGACTTTTCGGGTTTCCAGACCTTCAGCGGCGCCACTTACACAATGGCAGGGATATTCGCTTCGCAATGTGGCGTGCCGCTGTTCAGCAGCGCCTTCGCGGGGCTCGATGACCTGGCCGGCAATACCACCGACGTGCAGACCTTCCATCCGAAGATCACCTGCCTCGGCGATGTCCTGCACAAGGCCGGCTACACCCAGATATACATGGGCGGGGCGCCGATCCAGTTTTCCAACAAGGACCTGTTCTTCCAGTTGCACGGGTACGACGAGGCGCTGGGTTTGCAGCAGATCGAAGCCGCGAACGGCGGCATTCTGCCGCAAGCGGGCTGGGGGCTGTACGACAGCACGTTGTTCCCGCTGGCGCTGGCGCGTTACCGCGCGCTCGAAGCGGCGCGCAAGCCGTTCAACCTAACCCTGCTGACGCTGGATACGCACCCGCCGAATGGAAGTCCGTCGCCGAATTGTCCCCGATACGCCGGCAGCTCCAACAGCATGCTGCAAGCCGTGCATTGCACCGACTATCTCATCGGCCGGTTCGTCGACGCCTTGTCGCGGGAACCGGATTGGAAAAGCACCGTCGTGGTGATCATGAGCGACCACTTGATGATGCGCAATGTCGCCGACCCGTTGTTTCCCCGCAATTACGATCGCCAGCCCGCGCTGCTGGTGCTGAACGCGGGGCGCGGCGAACGACCCGCGAAGATGTACCACATGGACATCGCACCGACGCTGCTGGATTTGCTCGGGGTACGCACCAATGCCACTTTCATGGCCGGCGACGATCGCAGCGCGGCGAGCGCCGCCGGCAGCGGATTGGTGGACGATGCGGTGACGGACGCCGTGTTGCGCAAGGCCCTGTGGTCGCGCGAGAACGAATTCGAACTGTGCAAGAAAGACACGCTGGTTCGCCGCACGGAAGATGGCGATTTCGACGTGGGCGGACGCGAACTGGGAATGTCGCTGCAGGGGCGGCCCGCCGTGGGCGTGTATGGCGGCCAATCGCTGGATTTCTTCATCGACAACGCCAACGCCAAGCTGGTCATCGTAGGCCAAGACCAGCAAGCCGCCGCAATGGCCGCGCGCGGCGGCGCCAGTGTCCTGACCATCTCCAGAACCCGCAGCGACGAAGGATCACGCGATCTGTTTTCTGTGGACTGGCTGGGACACCATGGTGCCCGCGCGCACATCGCCGACGTGCCGCGCCTGACGGGATTGGAGATCACGGCCGCGCATTGTGGTGACTTGATCGCCAAGGCAGACCGCGCACGGGGTGGTACTTCGCTCGATTTGAGCGGTGCCTTCCAGGTCACCACGACGCCGCCTTCGGAGTTGCCGGATTCCGGCATCGATTTCACCACGTCCGACGCGGCCGCCTACGGCGCCGGCTATGGCTGGCTTCCGCCTGCAGGCGGGGGCAGCTTGGCCGTCGGGCCTGCCGCGGTCATGGAGTTCCGCGTCCCCGACAAACTCTGCCATTCGGCTGCGATCTTGAAAATGCGCGTGGATCCGTATCTGCCGCCTTCGCGTGCCGATCTCGAGACGGGCGTGTGGGTCAACGGCAAGCTGGCGGCGACCTGGCATTTCAATGCGAACGGCAAGTTTTCTTCCAACGCCGACGGAGATTCGGACAACCATCGCGTCCTGGAAGTCGAGGCGCCGATCGATACCGGCGGGACCTGCGATGCGCGCGTGGCGTTGCGCTTCGCGCGCCCCGGCGCGCCGCGGCCACCTTATCCCAAAGCCGAAGACCCGCGGCCGCTCCAGCTGCTGGTGCAGCGGGCGCGCGTCGTACCTGCGCAATCGCCGTAG
- a CDS encoding UDP-glucose 4-epimerase yields MASRSDRPRALLTGCHGFTGRYVAAELEAAGYAIIGLAHDGDPPREGVLRANLLDRDAVKRAVIEARADAVVHLAAISFVAHGDADEIYRTNVVGTRNLLEALAASDHRPRSVVLASSANIYGNAEVEPITEDTPPAPANDYAVSKLAMECMARLWMDHLPVTLVRPFNYTGVGQGEQFLIPKIVAHFRRGERVIELGNTDVARDFSDVRDVARAYAAIVKKAPAGATVNICSGVAHSLGDVLDVLAKITGYAIEVRVNPAFVRGNEVKRLVGSNARLQALAGFAPAIPLAETLRWMCAG; encoded by the coding sequence GTGGCGTCTCGTTCTGACAGGCCACGCGCGCTGCTGACGGGTTGCCACGGGTTCACCGGGCGCTACGTCGCGGCCGAACTCGAAGCTGCCGGTTACGCAATCATCGGCTTGGCCCACGACGGCGATCCGCCGCGCGAAGGCGTGTTGCGCGCGAACCTGCTGGATCGTGATGCCGTCAAGCGGGCCGTGATCGAAGCACGCGCGGACGCGGTGGTGCACCTCGCTGCGATCTCGTTCGTGGCGCACGGCGATGCGGACGAAATCTATCGCACCAACGTCGTCGGCACGCGCAATCTGCTCGAAGCGCTGGCGGCCAGCGATCACCGGCCACGCAGCGTGGTGCTGGCCAGCAGCGCCAACATCTACGGCAATGCCGAGGTCGAGCCGATCACGGAAGACACTCCACCCGCGCCCGCCAACGATTACGCGGTGTCCAAGCTCGCGATGGAATGCATGGCGCGGTTGTGGATGGACCACCTGCCGGTCACGCTGGTGCGGCCGTTCAACTACACCGGCGTTGGCCAGGGCGAGCAATTCCTGATCCCGAAGATCGTCGCGCATTTCCGGCGCGGCGAGCGGGTCATCGAACTCGGCAACACCGACGTCGCACGCGATTTCTCCGACGTGCGCGACGTGGCGCGCGCCTACGCGGCCATCGTCAAGAAAGCCCCGGCCGGCGCAACGGTCAACATCTGTTCGGGCGTCGCGCATTCGCTGGGCGACGTGCTCGACGTGCTGGCGAAGATCACGGGCTACGCGATCGAGGTGCGCGTCAACCCGGCATTCGTGCGCGGCAACGAAGTGAAGCGGCTGGTCGGATCGAACGCCCGGCTGCAAGCGCTCGCGGGGTTCGCGCCGGCGATACCGCTGGCGGAGACGTTGCGCTGGATGTGTGCGGGCTGA
- a CDS encoding GDP-mannose 4,6-dehydratase translates to MKTALITGVSGQDGAYLVQLLLDKGYKVYGAYRRTSSVNFWRMQELGVATHPNLELVEYDLTDPGCSLRLIEKARPDEVYNLAAQSFVGVSFEQPITTAEITGLGALHLLDAIRTVKPDTRFYQASTSEMFGKVQAVPQNEHTMFWPRSPYGVAKLFAHWSTVNYRESFGIFGASGILFNHESPLRGREFVTRKITDAVARIKLGQQECLELGNLDAKRDWGYAAEYVEGMWRMLQAKQPDTFVLATGRTETVRDFATLAFKAAGIGIEWKGSEQNETGTRTDTGKVVVKINPKFYRPAEVDMLIGDAAHAREVLGWQAKTSLEDLCRMMVEADLKRVQRGVSF, encoded by the coding sequence ATGAAAACCGCATTGATCACCGGCGTGTCCGGACAGGATGGCGCCTATCTCGTACAGCTGCTGCTGGACAAGGGCTACAAGGTGTACGGCGCGTACCGTCGCACCAGTTCCGTCAATTTCTGGCGCATGCAGGAACTCGGTGTCGCGACGCATCCGAACCTGGAACTGGTCGAATACGACCTCACCGATCCGGGCTGCAGTCTGCGCCTGATCGAAAAGGCGCGTCCCGACGAGGTGTACAACCTCGCCGCGCAAAGTTTCGTGGGCGTCTCGTTCGAACAGCCGATCACGACCGCCGAGATCACCGGGCTGGGCGCGTTGCACCTGCTCGACGCCATCCGCACGGTGAAGCCGGACACGCGTTTCTATCAAGCGTCGACTTCCGAAATGTTCGGCAAGGTGCAGGCGGTGCCGCAGAACGAGCACACGATGTTCTGGCCGCGCAGTCCGTACGGCGTGGCCAAGCTGTTCGCGCACTGGAGCACGGTGAACTACCGCGAATCGTTCGGCATCTTCGGCGCCAGCGGCATCCTGTTCAACCACGAATCGCCGTTGCGCGGGCGCGAGTTCGTCACGCGCAAGATCACCGACGCGGTGGCGCGCATCAAGCTGGGGCAGCAGGAATGCCTGGAACTCGGCAACCTCGACGCGAAGCGCGACTGGGGCTATGCCGCCGAATACGTCGAGGGCATGTGGCGGATGCTGCAGGCCAAGCAACCCGACACCTTCGTGCTGGCGACCGGCCGCACCGAGACCGTGCGCGATTTCGCCACGCTGGCCTTCAAGGCCGCCGGCATCGGCATCGAGTGGAAGGGCAGCGAACAGAACGAGACCGGCACGCGCACCGATACCGGCAAGGTCGTGGTGAAGATCAATCCGAAGTTCTATCGCCCCGCCGAGGTGGACATGCTGATCGGCGATGCCGCGCACGCGCGCGAAGTGCTGGGCTGGCAGGCGAAGACTTCACTGGAAGACCTGTGCCGGATGATGGTGGAAGCCGATCTGAAGCGGGTGCAACGTGGCGTCTCGTTCTGA
- a CDS encoding O-antigen export system permease protein RfbD, with amino-acid sequence MLDAFSRCRENGGFVHPRGGLFPDAVSLAMKIMLLAIWHYRHFILTSIRNDLRTRFARSKLGATWAILQPLAQGAIYALVLGRILGSRLPDTNNKYAYVVYLLGGLLGWTLFAELITRCLTIFVDNASLLKKMVFPRICLPLIVSGSCLLNNLFLLAATLFIFILVGNYPGWMWLWLPVLMAITLLFGLALGLILGVLNVFVRDIAQVMNVVMQLWFWLTPIVYAIGILPGHFALVLRLNPMYAICSSYQQVLLWGHLPHLKTLGAIVVLSLLLLTAGMLLFRRASPDMVDVL; translated from the coding sequence GTGCTGGACGCATTCAGCCGGTGCCGCGAGAATGGCGGCTTCGTGCACCCCCGTGGCGGCCTCTTTCCGGATGCGGTTTCCCTCGCGATGAAGATCATGTTGCTGGCGATCTGGCACTATCGCCATTTCATCCTCACTTCCATCCGCAATGACCTCCGCACCCGGTTTGCGCGGAGCAAGCTGGGTGCCACGTGGGCGATCCTGCAACCGTTGGCGCAGGGTGCGATCTACGCGCTGGTGCTGGGGCGGATCCTGGGCAGCCGTCTGCCCGACACCAACAACAAATACGCTTATGTGGTTTACCTGCTGGGCGGGCTGTTGGGCTGGACGCTGTTCGCCGAACTGATCACGCGCTGCCTCACCATCTTCGTCGACAACGCCAGCCTGCTGAAGAAGATGGTGTTCCCGCGCATCTGCCTGCCGCTGATCGTTTCGGGATCGTGCCTGCTCAACAACCTGTTCCTGCTGGCGGCAACCCTCTTCATTTTCATCCTCGTCGGCAACTACCCGGGCTGGATGTGGTTGTGGCTGCCGGTGCTGATGGCGATCACGCTTCTGTTCGGGCTGGCGCTGGGTTTGATCCTGGGCGTGCTGAACGTGTTCGTGCGCGACATCGCGCAGGTGATGAACGTGGTGATGCAGCTGTGGTTCTGGCTGACGCCGATCGTGTACGCCATCGGCATCCTGCCCGGGCACTTCGCGCTGGTGTTGAGGCTCAACCCGATGTACGCGATCTGCTCTTCGTACCAGCAGGTGCTGCTGTGGGGGCACCTTCCGCATCTGAAGACGCTGGGCGCGATCGTGGTGTTGTCGCTGCTGTTGCTGACGGCCGGCATGTTGCTGTTCCGGCGTGCTTCGCCCGACATGGTGGACGTGCTGTGA
- a CDS encoding Mannose-1-phosphate guanylyltransferase / Mannose-6-phosphate isomerase has translation MLSPVILSGGSGTRLWPLSRNNLPKQFLALSGDATLFQQTVARTRALAGAGAPIVVCSEEHRFLVAEQLRALNVEGASILLEPMPRNTAPAIALAACQALANDAKAMLLVLPADHLIGDTSSFADAVGKALPLAEQEWLVTFGIRPEAAETGFGYIKRAEAVGQAGFRVERFVEKPDAATARKYVEAGDYEWNSGMFLFKASRYLDELQQHAPAIYAAGKAAFERAKADLDFVRADKVAFAASPDTSIDYAVMEKTTRAAVVPVSCAWSDIGSWDALWAASQRDGDGNRLEGDVIAIDSRNCFVRGTDRRLVAALGLEDIVIVDTPDAVLVAPRARVQDVKRLVERIKSAGRQEHMFHRKVYRPWGSYDSIDMGDRFQVKRITVKPGAALSLQKHHHRAEHWVIVSGTAEVTRNDEVFLVAENESTFLPLGAVHRLRNPGKVPLELIEVQSGSYLGEDDIVRLEDVYGRA, from the coding sequence ATGCTTTCCCCGGTAATCCTCAGCGGCGGCAGCGGAACGCGCCTGTGGCCGCTTTCGCGCAACAACCTGCCCAAGCAGTTCCTGGCCTTGAGCGGCGACGCCACGCTGTTCCAGCAGACCGTCGCGCGCACCCGCGCATTGGCCGGCGCCGGTGCACCGATCGTGGTGTGCAGCGAGGAACACCGCTTCCTGGTCGCCGAGCAGTTGCGCGCGCTGAACGTCGAAGGTGCGTCGATCCTGCTGGAACCGATGCCGCGCAACACCGCGCCTGCGATCGCGCTGGCCGCGTGCCAGGCGTTGGCGAACGATGCCAAAGCGATGCTGCTGGTGTTGCCGGCCGATCACCTGATCGGCGACACCTCCAGTTTTGCCGACGCCGTGGGCAAGGCGCTGCCGCTTGCCGAACAGGAGTGGCTGGTGACGTTCGGCATTCGCCCGGAGGCGGCCGAGACGGGGTTCGGCTACATCAAGCGCGCCGAGGCCGTCGGCCAGGCCGGTTTCCGCGTCGAGCGCTTCGTGGAAAAACCCGACGCCGCAACGGCGCGAAAATACGTCGAGGCCGGCGACTACGAGTGGAACTCGGGAATGTTCCTGTTCAAGGCGTCGCGCTACCTCGATGAGCTGCAACAGCACGCGCCGGCGATTTACGCGGCCGGCAAGGCGGCGTTCGAAAGGGCAAAAGCCGATCTGGATTTCGTGCGCGCCGACAAGGTTGCGTTCGCGGCTTCGCCCGACACGTCCATCGATTATGCGGTGATGGAAAAGACCACCCGCGCGGCGGTGGTGCCGGTCAGCTGCGCATGGAGCGACATCGGATCGTGGGACGCATTGTGGGCGGCCTCGCAGCGCGACGGCGACGGCAACCGCCTGGAAGGCGACGTGATCGCCATCGACAGCCGCAACTGCTTCGTGCGCGGCACCGACCGGCGCCTGGTCGCGGCACTCGGCCTCGAAGACATCGTCATCGTGGATACACCGGACGCGGTGCTCGTGGCACCGCGCGCGCGCGTGCAGGACGTCAAGCGGCTGGTGGAACGGATCAAGTCCGCCGGCCGCCAGGAACACATGTTCCACCGCAAGGTGTACCGCCCCTGGGGCAGCTACGATTCCATCGACATGGGCGACCGCTTCCAAGTCAAGCGCATCACGGTGAAACCGGGCGCTGCGCTCAGCCTGCAGAAGCACCATCACCGCGCCGAGCACTGGGTCATTGTCTCGGGTACGGCCGAGGTCACGCGCAACGACGAAGTGTTCCTGGTCGCGGAGAACGAAAGCACCTTCCTGCCGCTGGGCGCGGTGCATCGCCTGCGCAATCCCGGCAAGGTGCCGCTGGAGCTGATCGAGGTGCAATCCGGCAGCTATCTGGGCGAGGACGACATCGTGCGGCTGGAGGATGTGTACGGCAGGGCTTGA
- a CDS encoding Integral membrane protein: MNDGAVTSSVSEAVPLCVDLDGTLVRSDMLVESVLALLKQNPLYVFALPFWLLRGRGHLKHEVARRALPDAATLPYDKRVRELVQSEGARRPVVLCTAADRAIADAVASHVGGFSAVMSTDRAANLSGRNKADALVERFGERGFDYVGNERRDVAIWRHARRAIVANAGAGVAARAAHVCGAVDVLAREQRGLRTWLQALRPHQWLKNVLVFVPLLSAHMVTDPLAAARAVAAFVIFGLCASGVYVLNDLFDLEADRRHPRKRNRPFAAGNLPLAGGFVLALLLTLVAFAAAGALAPRFALVLLGYYVLTLAYSLRLKQIAMLDVLVLATLYTVRIVAGTVAIHVQFSFWLLAFSMFLFLSLALVKRYTELGARRQAASGTAPGRGYVAGDYELLASLGGASGYLSVLVLALYINSTASAELYRRPYFLWLLCPLLLYWISRTWIIAHRGNMHDDPVVFAARDKVSMVLLMLAAIVVLLAIR; encoded by the coding sequence ATGAATGATGGAGCCGTGACATCCAGCGTTTCCGAAGCGGTTCCGCTGTGCGTGGACCTGGACGGCACGCTGGTCCGCAGCGACATGTTGGTCGAATCGGTCCTGGCATTGCTGAAACAAAATCCGTTGTACGTGTTCGCCCTGCCGTTCTGGCTGTTGCGCGGACGCGGACACCTGAAGCACGAAGTCGCCAGGCGGGCGCTGCCCGACGCGGCCACGCTGCCTTATGACAAGCGCGTCCGCGAACTGGTGCAAAGCGAGGGCGCGCGCAGGCCCGTCGTGCTGTGCACCGCCGCCGACCGCGCCATCGCCGACGCGGTGGCGAGCCATGTCGGCGGTTTCAGCGCGGTGATGTCCACCGACCGTGCGGCCAACCTGTCCGGACGCAACAAGGCGGATGCGCTGGTCGAACGATTCGGCGAACGCGGTTTCGACTACGTCGGCAACGAGCGGCGCGACGTCGCGATCTGGCGGCACGCCCGCCGCGCCATCGTGGCCAACGCCGGCGCCGGCGTGGCCGCGCGCGCCGCCCATGTGTGCGGAGCGGTCGACGTGCTTGCGCGGGAGCAGCGCGGCTTGCGCACATGGCTGCAGGCACTGCGTCCGCATCAATGGCTGAAGAACGTCCTGGTGTTCGTGCCGCTGCTTTCCGCGCACATGGTGACCGACCCGCTGGCCGCGGCGCGCGCGGTGGCGGCGTTCGTGATTTTCGGGCTGTGCGCGTCCGGCGTGTACGTCCTGAATGACCTGTTCGATCTCGAGGCGGACCGCCGGCACCCACGCAAGCGCAACCGGCCGTTCGCTGCAGGAAACTTGCCGCTTGCCGGCGGATTTGTGCTTGCGCTGCTGCTGACGCTGGTCGCGTTCGCCGCGGCCGGCGCGCTGGCGCCCCGCTTTGCGCTGGTGCTGCTCGGCTATTACGTGCTGACGCTCGCCTATTCGCTGCGCCTCAAGCAAATCGCGATGCTGGATGTGCTGGTGCTCGCCACGCTCTACACCGTGCGGATCGTGGCGGGCACCGTCGCCATCCATGTGCAGTTCTCGTTCTGGCTGCTGGCGTTTTCCATGTTCCTGTTTCTCAGCCTCGCGCTGGTGAAGCGCTACACGGAACTGGGGGCACGGCGCCAGGCCGCGTCCGGCACCGCTCCCGGCCGCGGCTACGTGGCCGGCGACTATGAATTGCTGGCATCGCTGGGCGGCGCCAGCGGTTACCTCAGCGTGCTGGTGCTGGCCCTCTACATCAACAGCACGGCCAGCGCCGAGTTGTATCGGCGGCCCTATTTCCTGTGGCTGCTGTGTCCGCTGCTGCTGTACTGGATCAGCCGCACGTGGATCATCGCCCATCGCGGAAACATGCACGACGATCCGGTGGTGTTCGCGGCGCGTGACAAGGTCAGCATGGTGTTGCTGATGCTGGCCGCGATCGTGGTATTGCTGGCGATCCGGTGA
- a CDS encoding O-antigen export system, ATP-binding protein encodes MSAPVLKVEGLGKAFREYGAEWRRIATWFGVAARATSEAWVLRNVAFQVFAGESVGIVGQNGAGKSTLLKLVTGTLRPTEGSIAVNGRIAAILELGMGFNADLTGRENARYTAGLMGMSPEQIDAIIPEVEAFAEIGGYFDQPLRTYSSGMQMRVAFSVVTAVRPEILIIDEALSVGDAYFAHKSMARIRRFREEGTTLLFVSHDPGAIQSLCDRAILLDHGRLLLDGEPRQVMDYYNALIAERENATVEVRQLGAGAAQTISGTREAVVESIGLFNAAGAPVEFVNVGEPVELRVRIAVHDDIPRLVFGYMVKDRLGQPVFGTNTHHTGQPLEGVRKGAVVEYRVAFPMNFGPGSYSVSTALCSTDTHLVNNYEWRDLALVFTVANQDRDSFIGTAWVPPVIEVRVS; translated from the coding sequence GTGAGCGCGCCCGTGTTGAAGGTGGAAGGCCTCGGCAAGGCCTTCCGCGAATATGGCGCGGAATGGCGGCGGATCGCGACGTGGTTCGGCGTCGCGGCGCGCGCCACCAGCGAAGCCTGGGTGTTGCGCAACGTCGCTTTCCAGGTGTTCGCGGGCGAAAGCGTAGGCATCGTGGGCCAGAACGGCGCCGGCAAGAGCACGCTCCTGAAGCTCGTGACCGGCACGCTGCGTCCCACCGAAGGTTCGATCGCGGTCAATGGCCGCATCGCCGCGATCCTTGAACTCGGCATGGGCTTCAATGCGGATTTGACCGGCCGCGAAAACGCCCGCTACACCGCGGGCCTGATGGGAATGAGCCCCGAGCAGATCGACGCGATCATTCCCGAGGTCGAGGCCTTCGCCGAAATCGGGGGGTATTTCGACCAGCCGCTGCGTACCTATTCCAGCGGCATGCAGATGCGCGTCGCCTTCAGCGTGGTGACCGCGGTGCGTCCGGAGATCCTCATCATCGACGAGGCCTTGTCGGTGGGCGATGCGTATTTCGCGCACAAGAGCATGGCGCGCATACGGCGGTTCCGCGAGGAGGGCACCACGCTGCTGTTCGTTTCGCACGATCCCGGCGCCATCCAGTCGCTGTGCGATCGCGCCATCCTGCTCGACCATGGACGGCTGCTGCTGGACGGCGAGCCGAGGCAGGTCATGGACTATTACAACGCGCTGATCGCCGAGCGCGAAAACGCGACGGTCGAGGTGCGGCAACTCGGCGCGGGCGCCGCGCAGACCATTTCGGGCACGCGCGAGGCCGTGGTCGAATCGATCGGCTTGTTCAACGCCGCGGGCGCGCCGGTCGAATTCGTCAATGTCGGCGAGCCGGTTGAATTGCGGGTGCGGATCGCCGTGCACGACGATATCCCGCGGCTGGTGTTCGGCTACATGGTCAAGGACCGTCTCGGCCAGCCCGTGTTCGGAACCAACACGCACCACACCGGCCAGCCGCTGGAAGGCGTGCGAAAGGGTGCGGTGGTGGAATACCGCGTGGCTTTTCCCATGAACTTCGGCCCGGGCAGCTATTCGGTATCCACGGCCTTGTGCAGCACCGATACCCATCTCGTCAACAATTACGAATGGCGCGACCTCGCGCTGGTCTTCACCGTGGCCAACCAGGATCGCGACTCTTTCATTGGCACTGCGTGGGTCCCGCCGGTGATCGAGGTACGGGTGTCGTGA